The genomic segment GGACCGCCGCGGCCCGAGCGACGAGTAGTCCTGCGCGAGCGCCTTTATCATCCGCGGCGCGCCCGTCCACGACCCGACGAGCAGACCGAGGCCGCCGCCGGCGAGGAGAGCGGGTAGCGGGATGGTCACGGCGTCCAACAGCGGGACCAGCGGCCCGATGGCGAGGCCGACCTGACTCCCGCCCGCCGAGAACGCGACGAGGCCGCCGAGGACGAGGAGGAACCGGCGCTGTCCCCGCGCCTCGTCGCGGTACATCGACTGCCCGACGGCCCCGACGGCGAGGAGGGCGAGCGCCGCGGTGGCGAGCACGCGACCGAGGCCGGGGCCGACCAGTTCGGCCGACGGGAGCGACCGGACGACGAACTCGGCGATGGACCCGGCGGCGGCGTCGGCGGTGCCGAGGACGGCGAAGTCGACGTTGGCGACGATGACGCCGACGACGCCGCCGAGGAGGGGGACGGCGACGCGTTCGGGCACCCGGTCGCTGCGGAGGAGGCGCGCCGTCGCGTACGCCGTGCCGCCGCCGACGAACGGCGTGAGCACCCACAGCGACACGATCTGTTGGTACTTCGCCCACGCGGGCAGGCCGCCGTTGGCGAGTCCGACGCCGACGACGGC from the Halogeometricum rufum genome contains:
- a CDS encoding inorganic phosphate transporter: MVATGTLATFVVAALASLFMAWAIGAGSSGSTPFAPAVGANAISVMRAGFVVGLLGFAGAFLQGANVTQAVGNELVVGNVLTATAATVALIVAAGLVALGVFAGYPIATAFTVTGAVVGVGLANGGLPAWAKYQQIVSLWVLTPFVGGGTAYATARLLRSDRVPERVAVPLLGGVVGVIVANVDFAVLGTADAAAGSIAEFVVRSLPSAELVGPGLGRVLATAALALLAVGAVGQSMYRDEARGQRRFLLVLGGLVAFSAGGSQVGLAIGPLVPLLDAVTIPLPALLAGGGLGLLVGSWTGAPRMIKALAQDYSSLGPRRSIAAMIPSFAIAQTAVALGIPVSFNEIIVSAIVGSGYAAGGAGVSREKMVKTVLAWAGSLALAFVVSYGGFRAVSFLLGV